The following coding sequences lie in one Odocoileus virginianus isolate 20LAN1187 ecotype Illinois chromosome 13, Ovbor_1.2, whole genome shotgun sequence genomic window:
- the LYPD6B gene encoding ly6/PLAUR domain-containing protein 6B: MLLFCHALTVAVVQTFIFSENQVFAKNINFYNVRPPLDPTPFPNSFKCFTCENAGDNYNCNRWAEDKWCPQNTQYCLTVHHFTSHGRSTSITKKCASRSECHFVGCHHSRDSEHTECRSCCEGMICNVELPTNHTNAVFAVMHAQRMSGSGAPALYLPVLAWAFVLPLI, from the exons ATGCTGCTCTTCTGTCACGCCCTCACTGTAGCTGTGGTCCAGACCTTTATCTTCTCCGAAAACCAGGTGTTTGCCAAGAACATCAACTTCTATAACGTGCGGCCTCCTCTTGATC ctacacCATTTCCAAACAGCTTCAAGTGTTTTACCTGTGAAAATGCAGGGGATAATTATAACTGCAATAGATGGGCAGAAGATAAATGGTGCCCACAAA ATACACAGTACTGTTTAACAGTACATCACTTTACCAGTCATGGAAGAAGTACATCCATCACCAAAAAGTGTGCCTCCAGGAGTGAATGTCATTTTGTTGGCTGCCACCACAGCCGAGATTCTGAACACACG GAGTGCAGGTCTTGCTGTGAGGGGATGATCTGCAATGTTGAGTTACCCACCAACCACACGAATGCGGTCTTCGCTGTGATGCACGCTCAGAGGATGTCTGGCAGCGGTGCCCCTGCGCTCTACCTACCGGTGCTGGCCTGGGCCTTCGTGCTGCCGTTGATATAA